A genomic segment from Juglans regia cultivar Chandler chromosome 14, Walnut 2.0, whole genome shotgun sequence encodes:
- the LOC108989682 gene encoding disease resistance protein RPV1-like: MKNISSSTAAQTLPTSSELTSKHWTYDVFLSFSEDDRNNFIGYLYCALVKDGIRTFTDKNALSRGGRIGDELLNAIRGSNISIVVFSKSYASSRWTLEKLVEILHCIKTGNHTLLPVFYHVDPSDVRNQTGTFTEAFARYEKLIPEDMERIKRWRAALTEAANYPGWNLDSFANGYYSTLSSLVLLDEFSNWILPLFGSAR; encoded by the coding sequence ATGAAAAATATATCTTCTTCAACGGCAGCTCAAACCCTTCCAACATCTTCCGAACTTACTTCGAAACATTGGACTTATGATGTCTTCTTGAGTTTTAGTGAGGACGATCGCAACAACTTCATCGGTTACCTTTACTGTGCTTTAGTTAAAGATGGAATTCGCACTTTTACAGACAAAAATGCGCTTAGTAGAGGAGGAAGAATAGGTGATGAGCTTTTAAATGCGATTCGTGGATCAAATATTTCGATTGTGGTCTTCTCCAAAAGTTATGCTTCTTCTCGATGGACGCTCGAGAAGCTTGTTGAGATCTTGCACTGTATAAAAACCGGGAACCACACTCTGCTTCCTGTATTTTATCATGTCGACCCCTCAGATGTCAGAAACCAAACCGGAACTTTTACAGAAGCATTTGCAAGGTATGAAAAGCTAATTCCGGAAGATATGGAGAGAATAAAGAGGTGGAGAGCAGCTCTTACTGAAGCTGCCAACTATCCCGGCTGGAATCTCGACAGCTTCGCAAATGGGTACTATTCTACGCTCTCTTCTCTCGTGCTTCTTGATGAATTTTCAAATTGGATTTTGCCCCTTTTTGGAAGCGCTAGATGA